ACCGACCCGGAGCGCTCCCGCGCCTTCTACGGCGAACGGCTGGGGCTCGCCGTCCACCGGGAGTTCGGGACGGGACCCGAGCGCGGCACGGTCTACTTCCTCGGCGGCGGCTTCCTGGAGGTCTCGGGCCGCTCCGAGACCCCGCCCTCGCCCGCGCTCAGGCTGTGGCTCCAGGTGGCCGACGCCGACGCGGCGTACGAGGAGCTGTCGGCGGCCGGGGTCGACATCGTGCGCCCGCCGGTGAAGGAGCCGTGGGGGCTGATCGAGATGTGGATCGCGGATCCGGACGGCGTCGAGATCGTGCTCGTGGAAATCCCGGCGGATCATCCGCTGCGCTACCGCCCCGGAATCTGAGCGCACGAGGCCCTGCGTCGGATGGCCACGGTCCGGGCCCGGGCATAGCGTGCTGGAGAGGCCTTCTGGCGGAAGGGCGGAGGAACGTCATGAAGCTCGACAAGCCGGTGCCCGGCGGTCCGTGCTGGACCGAGCTCGGGACCAGTGATCTGGAGGCGGCCAAGCGCTTCTACGCCGATCTGTTCGGCTGGCGCCCGGAGACCGACCCCCGCCAGGAGGCGGGAGGCTACACGGTCGCGCACCTCGGCGACGCGCCGGTGGCGGCGATCTCCCCGCTGTACCAGGAGTCACAGCCCGTCGCCTGGAACGTGTCCTTCGCGGTGGCCGACGCGGACACCGCCGTGGACGCGGTGCAGGCCGCGGGCGGCACGGTCGTCCTCGGCCCGATGGACGTGTTCGACGTCGGGCGTTTCGCGGTGGCGTTCGACCCGACCGGAGCGGCCTTCCAGCTGTGGCAGGCGCGGGCCTTCCCGGGCGCGAGGCTGTTCAACGCGCCGGGCGCGCTCGGCTGGGTGGAACTGCTGACGCGCGCCCCGGACCGTGCCGTCGAGTTCTACACCACGGTGTTCGGCTGGACCGTGAACGCCTCCGAGCACTACACGCAGTGGGGCATCGAGGGAGCCGACTTCGGCGGCATGGTGGCGATGGACGACAACTTCCCGCACGCGGTGCCGCCGCACTGGCTGCCGTACTTCGCGGTCGAGGACGTGGACGCCACCGCGAACGCCGCCGTCGGGGCGGGCGGCAGCATTCTCATGGAGCCCACGTCCGTGCCGCAGGGCCCCCGGATCGCCGTGCTGCGGGACCCGCAGGGAGCGTTCTTCGGGGTTCATGTGGCGGGCGAGGAGGGCTGACCGGACGCTCGACCGGAACTCATGCCAGGGGTGTCACCGCCACCTGGTCGATGACCGGCGCGTACGCGGAGCGCTGCTGGTGGGCGTTGGTGGTGTCGCCGTCGAAGTCGGGCCGTTCGTCGGCGGTGAAGGTGAGGGTGTTGGTGCCCTCGTTCAGGGTGACGGGGACGGCGAGGTCCCAGAAGTTGTTGAAGTGGAAGGTGGTGGGGAAGAGGATCCGGTGCGCCGGCGCCCCGTTCACGGACAGGTCCGCGTGGCGGCAGACCGGATCGGGGTTGTAGTGGGTGGCCGGGGGCTGCTCGCCGTTGGAGTAGCGGACGGTCACGGCATGACGTCCGGTGCGTGCCGCCGTGACGGTCAGGGTGAGGGCGTTGTCCGGCCCCCTGCCGATTCCCTCGACCGCCTTCCCGCCGGTGGCGAAGGTGTGGGCGCCCGTCACCTTGGCCTCGCCGGTCACCGTGCCCTCCTCGGCGGGGTACACGGTGGTCTCGAGGCGTCCGGTTCCCGGTCCCACGCACAGCCGGTCGAGAACGAGGCGCTCCGAAGTGCCGGTCACCGTCAGCTTGTTGATGCCGCCGGCCAGGAACAGTGGGATCCCGTCCCGGTCGAGACCTCCCACCTCCGCCCCGTTGACCGTCAACAGCCCTTCTCCCGGGCCGATGTGATGGACCGTCACGAACGCCTCGCCGTCGGCGGCCGCGTGCACCCAGAACGTGGCGGTCCCTCCTGGTGGCAGCAGTACGGCACCCGGCCCGCAGGCGCCGCCGTGCTCGTACGTCACCCGGGCGCCGGCACCGAGGCCC
This portion of the Streptomyces mirabilis genome encodes:
- a CDS encoding VOC family protein, with translation MVHVLSSRILLRPTDPERSRAFYGERLGLAVHREFGTGPERGTVYFLGGGFLEVSGRSETPPSPALRLWLQVADADAAYEELSAAGVDIVRPPVKEPWGLIEMWIADPDGVEIVLVEIPADHPLRYRPGI
- a CDS encoding VOC family protein: MKLDKPVPGGPCWTELGTSDLEAAKRFYADLFGWRPETDPRQEAGGYTVAHLGDAPVAAISPLYQESQPVAWNVSFAVADADTAVDAVQAAGGTVVLGPMDVFDVGRFAVAFDPTGAAFQLWQARAFPGARLFNAPGALGWVELLTRAPDRAVEFYTTVFGWTVNASEHYTQWGIEGADFGGMVAMDDNFPHAVPPHWLPYFAVEDVDATANAAVGAGGSILMEPTSVPQGPRIAVLRDPQGAFFGVHVAGEEG